The genomic window GTTACCGGGATCGCCACTAGCACGTCTTCAGGGGTCGAATTGGTGAAAAAATTAACAGGAATACCCGCTTTAACTTTATCTGAACCTGGTTCTTTAGTGATTCTTACTCAATTATTAAAAGATAAGCTAGGTTTGACTGGTGAAGTACCCCACCCTACTCCGTTGAGAGTGGGGCTTCCTACCCTCAAGAACTAACGCTTGTTTAATGTTGAATTCAACTACCAACAGACGATAAACTTTTCATCGAACCAATTACCGCTTCTGCGACACCGCTAGAAGACGCAGGATTTTGACCCGTAATTAAATTGCCATCTTGCACTACTTTTGCTTGAAAATCATCGGCGTTGGCATACTTTGCACCCAACTCTTTGAGACGACTTTCTAATAAAAAGGGAACCAGTTCATGAAGCCCCACGGTTTCTTCTTCACTGTTACTAAAGCTAGTCAGTTTTTTTCCTGCAACAAAGGGGGTTCCGTCTGCTTTTTTGGCTGATAATAACCCGGCTGGACCATGACACACCGCAGCAATAATTTTACCAGCGCAGTCAAATGCTTCGACTAAATTAGCTAATTTTTCATTTTCACAGAGATCCCACATGGGGCCGTGGCCACCAGGAATAAAAATGGCATCGTAGTCCTCTGCTTTTATTTGTCCTAAAGGAACGGTATTGTTAAAGCGTTTTTGGGCGGTTTCATCTTGGAAAAAATGACGGGTGTCTTCGGTTTGAGCCTCATCTAAAATGCTTTTATCATCAATAGGAACGTCTCCCCCGTTAGGAGAAGCTAAAGTGACCTCGAAACCTGCTTCTAAAAAGCGATAATAGGGGTTCACCGCTTCTTCGAGCCAAACTCCTGTTTCTTGGTCAGTTTCTCCCAGTTGTCTATGGGAAGTCAGCACTAAAAGAATTTCTGTTGTCATAGGTCTTAATGGGTTGAGAATTAATGAAATATTCGACCCGTTACTGGGTAAAAATATTGTTTAAATTAGGAGTTATTTCCTAAATTGTTCACACTGTAACATAAGTATCATCTGAGTTTCGCCCCTCTAAAGGAGGAAGAAAGAAAAATCTTGGAGCCCTTGATTAAAATTTGGTTATTAGTGATTAGTTAGTTTCAAATATTGTTGAGATCAAAATTAGACAACAAAAAATCCCCGTACTGATGACAGGGATATAGCAAGAGGAAACCAAATAAACTTGATTAACGTCCTAAAGTTTGAGAATAGGAAACCAGTCCAGCACTGACCACTTGTCCAAAGTTGTTAATGCGATCTTGTTGTCCTACCCGTGTCGGGGCTAAAAATGTGTCGGTTAAGCCCATAGCTGTAAACATGACGGTAGCTGTGAGAATGATATAGTTGCGAAGGATGACAGTGTTGTTGGTGGTGGTGTTTAACATTGGTTTGACCTCTTGTCCTCTTGTTACCCTTATCTTATGAGGTCATCAGGGGTGATGTCAGTCCCAAAAGTAAGGCATATTGGGGGTTTCGGCTATTTTTATAGATGGTATAAAGTGGAAATAAGTAGAAGTGGTTTAATGGTTCATGGTAAGCATCCAACTATAGATAACCGTGAGGACGAAAACTAAGCTAATCAAAAGTTCTGTATTAGTAGATATCCAATGAGACAGACTTTCTGTCAAAAATAGCAAAGTTTCTTTTCTTTTGCGTCCTAGTTGTTTCATTAAGGTTTCTACTTCTCGATCAACTTCTTCTATAGAGAGTTTTCCTTGTTGATAACGAGACTCAATTTCATCGAGTTGTTGCCAATATTCTTTAGTTGCTTCAAACAGATTGGGAAACATAAATGATTATTTCTTAACTCGTCTCAAAGATAGATTAATAAATTACTTTAATAAATAGTGGAAGAGGGAGCTTTTTGCCCCCCCGTTCAGTTATTCAGAACCTTTGGAAACTGAAAGGGATTGATGATTACATTAAGCCGATTTGGGATAGAATTCCTTGCCCTGTGACGTATTCAGTGATAACGCCAATGACAAATCCTAGCATGGCTAAACGACCATTCCAAGCTTCTGCAAATTCGGTAAAGCCTAGTTTTGTTTCTTGGTTATCCATCAGATTGACCTCCGTTGATTGGTTTAATGTAAAGTTTCATTACTTAAATCATACAAAACTTTACAAAGAGGTCACAAGGGGGAAAACCGTACCTACCCGACTACATGAACATTTGAGGGATATGATTCGAGCAAAATCTTAAAAAAGTATTAAGAAAATATGATATACTGACACATAACTTTACAATTGGATTAGTAAGATAAAAGCCGTCAGCCACTCAGATATAAGGCTGGCATATAATAAATCCCCCCAAGAGTTATGATTCTTGGGGATAATTTTTGGATTGCAAATCTTAAAAAAGCGTTCAGGAATCAGTATTATGAAAAAATCGCTGACAGCTAATTAAATTATTGAGCTAACCACATACCATGAAATCCATAGGGAACCCGTTGAGGAATTTGTATGGTTGCCACAGGAGAAGCGGTAAAATCTTGAGCATCAATAATCACTAATTCTGAGGTATTTGACCCTTCATCATGAACAAACGTTAGTAACCATCCGTCGTCTTCTTTGTCTGCGTCGGGGTTAGGAGCAAAAATCGGTTCACCACCGTATTTATGAGAACCAAAATGATGAATATCAAAGCCTCCTTTTTCAAAATCATGTTTAATAATGCCGTTAAATTTAGGGTTAGAAGACTCTGCCATTTTCCCTGAGTAACCATAACGGCTTTTTCGTCCTGTATATTGTTCATTAATACGAGGAAATTCCGAAGGCAAATCACACAAACCTTGTTCTTTAACTTCACCTGTTTTGAGATTAAAACGCCATTCATGAAGACGGGGAATATCGGATTCTTTAGTTTCCTCTCTTACTTCTCCTAATACTGTCGTCCCATTCATCCGACAGGCAATTAAAACAATTTCGTCGCCTTCTTCATAAGCATTTAAGGTATGGAAAATATAACAAGAATTACCTTCAAACCAGCGCACATCGTCATTATTGCCTTGTCTTGGAACAATCCCAAAACGAGAGGGGGTATCATGTTCAAATTGTAAGGGAGATTCTCCTTTTTGCATTCTTTCAGGGCGAAAGGTCAAAGGAAGATCAAGAAAAATAGTATAGTTTTCGGTAATGGCAAAATCGTGCATCATCACCCCAACGGGTAAGTCAATGGGAACCGTTTTTAACAAGTCTCCTTGTGGGGAAATAATTCCGTATTGTAAATAGGGAGGTTGAACCATTGAATAGCCGAAAAACATCATTTCCCCCGTCATGGGATCAATTTTCGGATGGGCTGTAAAGGGGGACATTAACTTACCCTCAAAATTATCAGGGCCCAGGGTATCTAATTCAGGAACCGTTAAAGCGTGGGGTTCACCCCCTTCCCACAGTGCCAGGAGACGGTCAGCATGGTACACTAGAGCAGTGTTAGCGGTGTTTTTCGAGGGACCATAGGGGTTGTCCATTTGAGGCGGTTCTAGCAGCCCTGTCCAAATAGGTTTATTAGCCTCTTTTTCTAAGCAATAGCCACGGGTTTGAATAAAACGGTTACGGTAAGACGCTTTGCCATCTTCTATGTGTACCCCGTGAACCATACCATCCCCATCAAACCAATGATACTCACCGATGGGGCTAAATTGGGGGTTAGGGCCATTTCTGAGGAATATTCCCCTTAAATTCTGGGGAATTTCTCCAGTCACTGTTAAATTATGAGCAGTAATTTCTCGACTAACGGGAGCAAAATTACCTGAAAGATAGGGATTGATTTTGAGGGTTGCAGTCATATTGAACTTTAATTTTTTTCTTTTTAGTTATTAGTTATTAATTATAAAGTATAAACTATTTCCATTCTGGATGGGGTTCGATGGGTAAACAAGTACCAAATTTATTAATTTGATTGATCATTTGATAAAGTCGTCCAGAATTATGTCGATTGAACTGCAAGGTTAAACGAGGAAGATTAGCCGTTTTATCATCATTTTCTTGGGGTAATGTCAAACTTTTTTCAATCTTTCCTGTAACTAAAATATCGCTGTATTCTTCATTCAGTTGTTCGACTTGTTCATCCGTTAATTCAGAATTCAGTCGCAACACTAATAAATTATCAATATAACGACTGGAATGATACACGCAATAAAATTCACGAATGGCATTACAAGCAGTAGCTAAGCTATCCGTAATGGTATAAAGACTCGAATCTTCTGGACTAATTAAACCCCGTGACAATAGGTTATTATAATTATATTCATGCCAAGTTTTCCAATAGTCTCCGCCAGGTTCATCAATTAAGACTAAAGGACAAGGGCCATATTTTCCAGTTTGACATAACGTTAAAGTTTCA from Crocosphaera subtropica ATCC 51142 includes these protein-coding regions:
- a CDS encoding type 1 glutamine amidotransferase domain-containing protein, with the protein product MTTEILLVLTSHRQLGETDQETGVWLEEAVNPYYRFLEAGFEVTLASPNGGDVPIDDKSILDEAQTEDTRHFFQDETAQKRFNNTVPLGQIKAEDYDAIFIPGGHGPMWDLCENEKLANLVEAFDCAGKIIAAVCHGPAGLLSAKKADGTPFVAGKKLTSFSNSEEETVGLHELVPFLLESRLKELGAKYANADDFQAKVVQDGNLITGQNPASSSGVAEAVIGSMKSLSSVGS
- a CDS encoding chlorophyll a/b-binding protein, with amino-acid sequence MDNQETKLGFTEFAEAWNGRLAMLGFVIGVITEYVTGQGILSQIGLM
- a CDS encoding carotenoid oxygenase family protein, producing MTATLKINPYLSGNFAPVSREITAHNLTVTGEIPQNLRGIFLRNGPNPQFSPIGEYHWFDGDGMVHGVHIEDGKASYRNRFIQTRGYCLEKEANKPIWTGLLEPPQMDNPYGPSKNTANTALVYHADRLLALWEGGEPHALTVPELDTLGPDNFEGKLMSPFTAHPKIDPMTGEMMFFGYSMVQPPYLQYGIISPQGDLLKTVPIDLPVGVMMHDFAITENYTIFLDLPLTFRPERMQKGESPLQFEHDTPSRFGIVPRQGNNDDVRWFEGNSCYIFHTLNAYEEGDEIVLIACRMNGTTVLGEVREETKESDIPRLHEWRFNLKTGEVKEQGLCDLPSEFPRINEQYTGRKSRYGYSGKMAESSNPKFNGIIKHDFEKGGFDIHHFGSHKYGGEPIFAPNPDADKEDDGWLLTFVHDEGSNTSELVIIDAQDFTASPVATIQIPQRVPYGFHGMWLAQ